From the genome of Mesorhizobium japonicum MAFF 303099, one region includes:
- a CDS encoding MotA/TolQ/ExbB proton channel family protein: MAFLRSFGMGRRSDVLIYDPHKLSSPQVFLLTMVIFLAIVAFIAAILTRQISTAFVTNPGLNGLIIGVLAVGILLAFAQVGRLFREVRWLNSFRAGSETTEPVLLAPMKAMIGRSSTMAFSTSSMRTMLDSIATRLDESRDTSRYLVGLLVFLGLLGTFWGLLNTIGSIRETIESLDPGTGDAAAVLDSLKQGLSAPLAGMGTAFSSSLFGLSGSLVLGFLDLQAGRAQTRFYTELENWLSSVTDLSSDIVVSDQAKSEPSDEIRLLSERLRSMQENGGGSNPRVATAMANLADGISGLVKNMRSEQQIMRDWVEAQSDEQKAMRNTLEKIADALKKPGVH; encoded by the coding sequence ATGGCTTTTCTCAGATCCTTCGGCATGGGCAGGCGCTCCGACGTACTGATCTACGATCCACATAAACTGTCGAGTCCGCAGGTGTTCCTGCTGACCATGGTCATCTTCCTGGCCATCGTCGCCTTCATTGCCGCCATCCTGACCCGCCAGATCTCGACGGCCTTCGTCACCAATCCCGGACTCAACGGCCTGATCATCGGCGTGCTCGCGGTCGGCATCCTGCTTGCTTTCGCCCAGGTCGGGCGGCTGTTTCGCGAGGTGCGCTGGCTCAACTCCTTCCGCGCCGGCTCCGAGACCACCGAGCCGGTGCTGCTGGCGCCGATGAAAGCCATGATCGGCCGCTCCTCGACCATGGCCTTCTCGACCTCCTCGATGCGCACCATGCTCGATTCCATCGCAACGCGCCTCGACGAAAGCCGCGACACCTCGCGCTACCTGGTCGGCCTCCTGGTGTTCCTCGGCCTGCTTGGCACCTTCTGGGGCCTGTTGAACACGATCGGCTCGATCCGCGAGACCATCGAATCGCTCGACCCCGGCACGGGTGACGCCGCGGCGGTGCTCGATTCCTTGAAACAGGGCCTGTCGGCGCCGCTGGCCGGCATGGGCACCGCCTTCTCGTCCTCGCTGTTCGGCCTCTCCGGCTCGCTCGTGCTCGGCTTCCTCGATCTGCAGGCGGGCCGCGCCCAGACGCGCTTCTACACCGAGCTTGAGAACTGGCTGTCCTCGGTCACCGATCTCTCCTCCGACATCGTCGTCTCCGATCAGGCCAAGAGCGAACCATCCGACGAGATCCGTCTGCTTTCGGAGCGGCTGCGCAGCATGCAGGAGAATGGCGGCGGCTCCAATCCGCGCGTCGCCACCGCCATGGCCAATCTCGCCGATGGCATTTCCGGCCTGGTCAAGAACATGCGCTCCGAGCAGCAGATCATGCGCGACTGGGTCGAGGCCCAGTCCGATGAGCAGAAGGCGATGCGCAACACGCTGGAAAAGATCGCCGACGCCCTGAAGAAGCCCGGGGTGCACTGA
- a CDS encoding peptidoglycan -binding protein — protein MALARGRRTDRRIDYWPGFVDALSTLLLAIMFLLTVFVLAQFLLGREISGKDTVLARLNSQINELTQLLALERSTAQDKDDSLANLQASLSAAEAEKSRLEQLLAQGAGAGDQANQRAAALSGELDSQRQISQQALSQVEILNQQIAALRKQIGALEDALNVSEARDRDSNTKIADLGRRLNVALAQRVQELNRYRSDFFGRLREILADRENIRIVGDRFVFQSEVLFPTGSEVINDAGKVEMKKLADAIIELQKEIPPEINWVLRVDGHTDNKPLSGTGRFRDNWELSTARSTSVVKFLIENGVPANRLVAAGFGEFQPLDPADTDEARNKNRRIELKLTER, from the coding sequence ATGGCGCTTGCCAGGGGCCGGCGTACCGATCGCCGCATCGACTACTGGCCGGGCTTTGTCGACGCGCTGTCGACGCTGCTGCTGGCCATCATGTTCCTGCTCACCGTCTTCGTGCTGGCGCAGTTCCTGCTCGGCCGCGAGATTTCCGGCAAGGATACGGTGCTCGCCCGTCTCAACTCGCAAATCAACGAATTGACCCAGTTGCTGGCACTCGAGCGCTCGACGGCGCAGGACAAGGACGATTCGCTGGCCAATCTGCAGGCGTCGCTGTCGGCCGCCGAGGCCGAGAAGAGCCGGCTCGAACAGTTGCTGGCGCAAGGCGCCGGCGCCGGCGACCAGGCCAACCAGCGCGCCGCGGCGCTTTCGGGCGAACTCGACAGCCAGCGCCAGATCAGCCAGCAGGCGCTGAGCCAGGTCGAGATCCTCAACCAGCAGATCGCAGCACTTCGCAAGCAGATCGGCGCGCTTGAAGACGCGCTCAATGTGTCCGAGGCCCGTGACCGCGATTCCAACACCAAGATCGCCGATCTCGGCCGCCGGCTGAACGTCGCCCTGGCGCAGCGCGTGCAGGAATTGAACCGCTACCGCTCCGACTTCTTCGGACGTCTGCGCGAGATCCTCGCCGATCGCGAGAACATCCGCATCGTCGGCGACCGCTTCGTCTTCCAGTCGGAAGTGCTGTTTCCGACCGGCTCCGAGGTGATCAACGATGCCGGCAAGGTCGAGATGAAGAAGCTCGCCGACGCCATCATCGAGTTGCAGAAGGAAATTCCGCCCGAGATCAACTGGGTGCTGCGCGTCGACGGCCATACCGACAACAAGCCGCTCTCTGGCACCGGCCGCTTCCGCGACAATTGGGAACTGTCGACGGCGCGTTCGACCTCGGTGGTCAAGTTCCTGATCGAGAACGGCGTGCCGGCCAACCGCCTGGTCGCCGCCGGCTTCGGTGAGTTCCAGCCGCTCGACCCCGCCGACACCGACGAGGCGCGCAACAAGAACCGCCGCATTGAACTGAAGCTCACCGAACGTTGA
- a CDS encoding DUF1304 domain-containing protein, whose product MIGNILVGLVALIHVYIVYLEMVLWDTPRGHKAFRLTPEFAKASKVLAANQGLYNGFLAAGLIWGLYLGATGFQVKVFFLLCVAIAGLYGAATVGRKILFIQTVPAVVALIAVWLGW is encoded by the coding sequence ATGATCGGCAACATCCTGGTCGGGCTGGTGGCCTTGATCCACGTCTACATCGTCTATCTCGAGATGGTGCTGTGGGACACGCCGCGCGGGCACAAGGCATTCCGCCTGACGCCGGAATTCGCCAAGGCGTCGAAGGTGCTGGCCGCCAATCAGGGCCTCTACAACGGATTTCTTGCCGCCGGCCTGATCTGGGGGCTCTACCTCGGCGCCACCGGTTTTCAGGTCAAGGTGTTCTTCCTGTTGTGCGTCGCCATTGCCGGCCTTTACGGCGCGGCGACGGTCGGCCGCAAGATCCTGTTCATCCAGACCGTGCCGGCGGTGGTCGCCCTGATCGCGGTCTGGCTTGGTTGGTAG
- a CDS encoding carboxypeptidase M32 translates to MSFQKLDDLGHKLEALEHALAILGADEATHMAVGGGEKRAEAMAALAGMYHARATAPEIADWIAAAEGEALDDEQRAALGELRRQYTNLTCLPVEFVERQTTARMRCEQLWRDLRAKNDWAGFQPALEGVVALVREEAAMRSDVLGLAPYDALMEQFDPGNRTADITPVFADLKAFLKGFVPEALAIQEARLRKHPLKPLSGTYAIDKQRELGLAMMAAVGFDLTHGSLSVSHHPFCGGVPSDVRITTRYKTSDFLSALMGVLHETGHALYEQNLPKAWSHWPLGKARGMAVHESQSLFVEKQIGRNPAFWRWALPVVEKHLGEAWSLDDLLPHVHRVERGLIRVDADEVTYPLHVILRYELEQELVSGRLEVADLPEAWDAKMRDYLGLSTLDNPADGPMQDVHWPGAAFGYFPSYTLGAMMAAQQWAALTREHPTADDDLAKGNFAAINGWRREKIWSQGSRWSTPNLLERATGEKLNAVHFVNHLKQRYGG, encoded by the coding sequence ATGTCCTTTCAAAAACTCGACGACCTCGGCCACAAGCTCGAAGCGCTTGAGCATGCGCTGGCCATCCTCGGCGCCGACGAAGCGACGCATATGGCCGTCGGCGGCGGCGAGAAGCGCGCCGAGGCGATGGCGGCACTGGCCGGCATGTACCATGCCAGGGCGACCGCACCGGAAATCGCCGACTGGATCGCCGCCGCCGAAGGCGAGGCGCTCGACGACGAGCAGCGCGCGGCGCTCGGCGAACTGCGGCGGCAATACACCAACCTGACCTGCCTGCCGGTCGAATTCGTCGAACGCCAGACGACGGCGCGCATGCGTTGCGAGCAGCTGTGGCGCGACCTGCGCGCCAAGAACGACTGGGCGGGTTTCCAGCCGGCGCTCGAGGGCGTTGTGGCGCTGGTGCGCGAAGAGGCGGCTATGCGCTCAGACGTGCTCGGCCTCGCCCCTTACGATGCGCTGATGGAGCAATTCGACCCCGGCAACCGTACCGCCGACATCACCCCCGTCTTCGCCGACCTGAAAGCCTTCCTCAAGGGATTCGTGCCGGAGGCGCTGGCGATCCAGGAAGCGCGGCTGCGCAAGCATCCGCTGAAGCCGCTCTCGGGCACCTACGCGATCGACAAGCAGCGCGAGCTTGGCCTTGCCATGATGGCGGCTGTCGGTTTCGACCTGACGCATGGCTCGCTGTCGGTGTCGCACCATCCCTTCTGCGGCGGCGTGCCCAGCGACGTGCGCATCACCACCCGTTACAAGACATCGGACTTCCTGTCGGCGCTGATGGGCGTGCTGCACGAGACCGGCCATGCGCTCTATGAACAGAACCTGCCGAAGGCGTGGTCGCACTGGCCGCTCGGCAAGGCGCGCGGCATGGCCGTGCATGAAAGCCAGAGCCTGTTCGTCGAAAAGCAGATCGGCCGCAATCCCGCCTTCTGGCGCTGGGCCCTGCCGGTGGTGGAAAAACATCTCGGCGAAGCCTGGTCGCTCGACGACCTCCTGCCGCATGTGCATCGCGTCGAGCGCGGCCTGATCCGCGTCGACGCCGACGAGGTGACCTATCCCCTGCATGTCATCCTGCGCTACGAGCTGGAGCAGGAGCTGGTCTCGGGCAGGCTGGAGGTTGCCGATTTGCCCGAAGCCTGGGACGCCAAGATGCGCGACTATCTCGGTCTCTCCACGCTGGACAACCCGGCTGACGGGCCGATGCAGGACGTGCACTGGCCAGGCGCCGCCTTCGGCTACTTCCCGTCCTACACGCTGGGCGCGATGATGGCGGCGCAGCAATGGGCCGCGCTGACGCGCGAACATCCCACCGCCGATGACGACCTTGCCAAAGGAAACTTCGCGGCCATCAATGGATGGCGCCGCGAAAAAATCTGGTCGCAGGGTTCGCGCTGGTCGACGCCGAACCTGCTCGAACGCGCCACCGGCGAAAAGCTCAACGCGGTGCATTTCGTCAATCACCTGAAGCAGCGCTACGGCGGATGA
- a CDS encoding DUF3857 domain-containing transglutaminase family protein: MADAEIHKGSPGSWIDRVELPKADPRFDSRIKNGISNLVSEYQIRQRPGGIEAFDRYAYRIVDRTGLERGAAINFEFDPATSQVTMNWLNIIRDGVVIDRLPGATFDVFRREKDAEKGLFDGWLTAYVNVDDVRVGDIIDYGKTTVRTPIVGADLFFHSVAMAWGEPIALIREKVVWPANQPLNIRQVRTDIQPDVKTDGASKTYSWQSINPAPVKPEENLPADFLTYPTIQISSTAKWQDVVDAMLPYYRLDQELPAAFASKLDDIAARYAKPEDRMIEAMRLVQDTIRYVSLSMGRGSYIPRSPSTVIASGFGDCKDKALLLASSLRRLGVEAEPALTDLDDGLALGDMLPTIRAFDHVIVKASIKTQTYWIDATNYLQGGRAENLVPPDYGFALPVVAGSARMERIERKELFQPTTFVSEAFDFPKNTGEALKLTVSTTYRDADADSMRYRLVSQSATKLADDYLQYYNRQYPGMTSLAPLSAKDDRDGNVVTTVESYELPAEDLDADDLVKNFPLKADVGINNLPEPDMVGRAGPIWLGSPMFKRHQCIVRNLKAEFVGPEKSDDVITPYVAFKARWSSTPSEFQVDWFLKTINDRVPAKDIGSYLRSRRKMGDNASWTYNFGYAETEAN, encoded by the coding sequence ATGGCCGACGCCGAAATCCACAAGGGCAGCCCTGGCAGCTGGATCGACCGGGTCGAGCTTCCGAAGGCGGACCCGCGTTTCGACAGCCGGATCAAGAACGGCATCTCCAATCTTGTCTCGGAATATCAGATCCGGCAGCGGCCCGGCGGCATCGAGGCCTTCGACCGCTATGCCTACAGGATCGTCGACCGCACCGGGCTCGAGCGTGGCGCCGCCATAAATTTCGAATTCGATCCTGCGACGTCGCAAGTGACGATGAACTGGCTGAACATCATCCGCGACGGCGTGGTCATCGACCGGCTGCCCGGAGCTACTTTCGATGTGTTCCGGCGTGAGAAGGATGCAGAGAAAGGCCTGTTCGACGGCTGGCTCACCGCTTACGTGAATGTCGACGATGTCCGTGTCGGCGACATCATCGACTATGGCAAGACCACCGTCAGGACACCCATCGTCGGCGCGGATCTGTTTTTCCACTCGGTCGCCATGGCCTGGGGCGAGCCCATAGCGCTCATCCGCGAGAAGGTCGTCTGGCCGGCGAACCAGCCCCTGAACATCCGCCAGGTTCGCACCGACATCCAGCCGGATGTCAAAACCGACGGCGCCTCGAAAACCTATAGCTGGCAAAGCATCAACCCTGCCCCGGTCAAGCCCGAGGAAAACCTGCCGGCGGATTTCCTGACCTATCCGACGATCCAGATTTCCTCGACAGCCAAATGGCAGGATGTCGTCGACGCGATGTTGCCCTACTACCGGCTCGACCAGGAATTGCCGGCCGCTTTCGCATCGAAGCTCGACGATATCGCTGCCCGATACGCTAAACCCGAAGACCGGATGATCGAGGCGATGCGGCTGGTCCAGGACACCATCCGTTATGTCAGCCTGTCGATGGGCCGTGGCTCCTACATTCCCCGCAGCCCGAGCACCGTGATTGCCTCAGGCTTCGGCGACTGCAAGGACAAGGCCCTGCTTCTTGCCTCCAGCCTGCGTCGGCTTGGCGTTGAGGCTGAGCCTGCCCTGACCGATCTCGACGACGGACTGGCACTTGGCGACATGCTGCCGACGATCCGCGCCTTCGACCACGTCATCGTCAAGGCATCGATCAAAACCCAGACATACTGGATCGATGCGACCAACTATCTGCAGGGTGGCCGGGCCGAGAACCTTGTTCCACCGGACTATGGATTCGCCTTGCCGGTCGTCGCCGGCAGCGCTCGGATGGAACGGATAGAACGCAAGGAACTTTTCCAGCCGACCACCTTCGTCAGCGAGGCGTTCGACTTTCCCAAAAACACAGGCGAGGCGCTCAAGCTGACGGTCAGCACGACCTACCGGGACGCGGATGCCGACTCAATGCGCTACAGGCTGGTTTCCCAATCGGCCACCAAGCTCGCCGACGACTATCTCCAATATTACAACCGGCAATATCCGGGGATGACCAGCCTGGCGCCGTTGTCGGCAAAGGACGACCGTGACGGCAATGTCGTCACCACGGTCGAATCCTACGAGCTGCCGGCCGAGGATCTCGACGCCGATGATCTCGTCAAGAACTTCCCCTTGAAGGCCGATGTCGGCATCAACAATTTGCCGGAGCCGGACATGGTTGGCAGGGCCGGGCCGATCTGGCTCGGCAGCCCGATGTTCAAGCGTCATCAGTGCATCGTCCGGAACCTGAAGGCGGAGTTTGTCGGCCCCGAAAAATCCGACGACGTGATCACGCCCTATGTCGCCTTCAAGGCGCGCTGGTCGAGTACGCCGAGCGAATTCCAGGTCGACTGGTTTCTCAAGACGATCAACGATCGCGTTCCCGCCAAGGATATCGGTTCATATCTGAGATCGCGCAGGAAGATGGGCGACAACGCCTCCTGGACCTACAATTTCGGCTATGCCGAAACCGAGGCGAACTGA
- a CDS encoding ABC transporter transmembrane domain-containing protein, with the protein MAQSSSADERRRSLKPLRRLFPYIAGYRTLVVGALISLAIAAATTLTLPLAVRRMIDHGFSSSSTTFIAEYFAALVAMAAVLAAASAGRYYFVITLGERVVADIRRDVFAHVTTLSPAFFDTAQSGEIVSRLAADTTQIKSAVGATASVALRNVILGLGAVGMMVVTSPKLSGLVIAAIPVIVLPLVAFGRSVRRKSRQAQDTLAEATAYASEQIGAVRTLQAFTNEKLVTGRFSGAVEAAFEAARASIFARSFLTFFAIFTIFSSVVAVLWFGSRDVLEGTISPGTLGQFLLYSVFAAGALGALSEVWGELAQAAGAAERLTEILAENPAIQAPAEPKPLPTVAKGAIVFDDVSFSYPARPDRAAVHGLSFQVMPGETVAIVGPSGAGKSTVFSLILRFYDPETGKILIDGVDVREADPVSVRERIAIVPQDVTIFAASARDNIGFGRPGAGNTEIEAAAKDALADEFILKLEHGYDSQVGERGVTLSGGQRQRVAIARAILRDAPILLLDEATSALDAESETLVQTALERLMQGRTTIVIAHRLATVLKADRILVMDGGRIVEEGTHQSLVAKGGIYARLAKLQFETGASAFRGAAE; encoded by the coding sequence ATGGCGCAATCAAGCAGCGCAGACGAGCGCCGACGCTCGCTCAAGCCGCTCAGGCGCCTGTTCCCCTATATCGCTGGATATCGCACGCTGGTCGTCGGCGCCCTCATCTCGCTGGCCATCGCGGCGGCAACGACATTGACGCTGCCGCTGGCCGTACGGCGGATGATCGATCACGGTTTCTCGTCGTCCAGCACCACTTTCATCGCCGAATATTTCGCCGCACTGGTGGCGATGGCCGCCGTGCTGGCGGCGGCATCCGCCGGCCGCTACTATTTCGTCATCACGCTTGGCGAGCGCGTCGTCGCCGATATCCGCCGCGATGTCTTTGCCCATGTGACGACGCTGTCGCCCGCCTTCTTCGACACCGCCCAGTCGGGCGAGATCGTGTCACGGCTTGCCGCCGACACCACGCAGATCAAATCGGCGGTCGGCGCCACCGCTTCGGTCGCGCTGCGCAACGTCATCCTCGGTCTCGGCGCGGTGGGAATGATGGTCGTGACCAGTCCAAAACTGTCCGGCCTGGTCATTGCAGCCATTCCCGTCATCGTGCTGCCGCTGGTCGCCTTCGGCCGTTCGGTGCGCCGCAAGTCGAGGCAGGCGCAGGACACGCTTGCCGAGGCGACAGCCTATGCCAGCGAGCAAATCGGCGCGGTGCGCACGCTGCAGGCCTTCACCAATGAGAAGCTGGTCACCGGGCGGTTTTCGGGCGCGGTTGAGGCTGCCTTCGAGGCGGCGCGCGCCTCGATCTTCGCCCGCTCCTTCCTCACCTTCTTTGCCATCTTCACCATCTTCTCGTCCGTTGTGGCGGTGCTCTGGTTCGGCTCGCGCGACGTGCTCGAAGGCACGATATCGCCGGGCACGCTCGGCCAGTTCCTGCTCTATTCGGTGTTCGCCGCCGGCGCGCTCGGCGCGCTGTCGGAGGTCTGGGGCGAACTTGCCCAGGCAGCGGGTGCGGCCGAGCGGCTGACCGAGATCCTGGCCGAGAACCCGGCGATCCAGGCGCCGGCCGAGCCGAAGCCGCTGCCTACGGTCGCCAAGGGCGCGATCGTCTTCGACGACGTCTCCTTCTCCTATCCGGCGCGGCCCGACCGGGCCGCCGTCCACGGCTTGAGTTTCCAGGTCATGCCTGGCGAGACGGTAGCCATCGTCGGTCCCTCGGGGGCCGGCAAGAGCACGGTCTTCTCGCTGATCCTGCGCTTCTACGATCCCGAAACCGGCAAGATCCTGATCGATGGCGTCGACGTGCGCGAAGCCGATCCGGTTTCGGTGCGCGAGCGCATCGCCATCGTGCCGCAGGACGTCACCATCTTCGCGGCGAGCGCGCGCGACAATATAGGCTTCGGCCGGCCGGGCGCAGGCAATACCGAAATTGAGGCGGCGGCGAAGGACGCGCTGGCCGACGAATTCATCCTCAAGCTCGAACACGGCTATGACAGCCAGGTCGGCGAGCGCGGCGTGACGCTGTCCGGCGGCCAGCGCCAGCGCGTGGCCATCGCCCGCGCCATCCTGCGCGACGCACCGATCCTGCTGCTCGACGAAGCCACCTCGGCACTGGACGCCGAAAGCGAGACGCTGGTGCAGACGGCGCTAGAGCGGCTGATGCAGGGCCGCACCACGATCGTCATCGCCCACCGGCTGGCGACGGTGCTGAAGGCCGACAGGATCCTGGTGATGGATGGCGGCCGCATCGTCGAGGAAGGCACGCACCAGAGCCTGGTCGCCAAGGGCGGCATCTATGCCAGGCTGGCCAAGCTGCAGTTCGAGACCGGCGCCAGCGCCTTCAGGGGCGCGGCGGAGTAG
- the rpmE gene encoding 50S ribosomal protein L31 yields MKSAIHPDYHTIKVVMTDGTEYTTRSTWGKEGDTMNLDIDPTTHPAWTGGQQTLLDRGGRLSKFKKRFEGFGL; encoded by the coding sequence ATGAAGAGCGCTATTCATCCCGACTACCACACCATCAAGGTCGTCATGACCGACGGCACCGAATACACGACCCGTTCGACCTGGGGCAAGGAAGGCGATACGATGAACCTCGATATCGATCCGACCACCCACCCGGCCTGGACCGGCGGCCAGCAGACCCTGCTCGACCGCGGCGGCCGCCTGTCGAAGTTCAAGAAGCGTTTCGAAGGCTTCGGCCTCTAA